The sequence TCTTCTTCTGCACTTCGCAATTGCGCTTTTATCTCATTTACCTTGCTTTCAGCATTATAATTTTCTAATGCATTTGTTTCTCCAGTTTTGTATCGCAATGCCGAAGATTTCAGTATATTTTCGTAAATGGATAATAGCTCTTTCAGCAACCTTATTTCCTCAATCCAAAAGATCAACTGGTAATACGATATTTTTGTGTTCGCTGCAAGTTCAGTTTGATAAATTCTCAATTGCAGTTCACTACTTTTGATATTTGATTCAGATAGCTTTATGAGACTTTTAAAGTACCCTGGATTCAGTATGCCCTGATTAATGCTGAAATTATTATCATAGGCAATGCGACTATTGTACTGACCAAACGTTACACCGAAATTTGTTTTGCCATAATCTTTTACTGTCTTTTTCAACTGCTGCTGGTAACTTATATCCAGCGTTCCTACTTTAACCAAAGGATTATTCTTCATAGCTGATGCAACAGCATCACTAAGATTGATAACTATTTTTGGCTGTTGTGCATTTGCAGCAAATGATGAGGTTAAAAACAGGATGAGTAATGAAGCCACCCCTTTCACCACATCAGACTTCATCATTTTTGGTTTTATCTTCTCAAACCATGTATATAATACTGGTAAAACCACCAACGTAAGAAATGTGGCCGTAATCAATCCTCCGATTACAACCGTTGCTAACGGCTTTTGCACTTCTGCTCCGGAACCTGTTGACAATGCCATTGGCAAAAAGCCTAATGAAGCAACCGTCGCAGTCATTAATACCGGTCGCAACCTTATAGAAGTTCCCTTTAAGATGATTGCATTTATATCTGTCATACCTTCCTTTTTTAACCGGTTAAATTCACTGATTAATACAATACCATTTAATACCGCCACACCGAATAGCGCAATAAAACCAACACCAGCCGAAATACTAAATGGCATTCCCCTTAACCATAAGGCGAATACACCGCCAATAGCACTCATCGGTATAGCTGTAAATATGAGTAAGGAATATTTAATTGAACCAAAGGTGAAATAGAGCAATAAAAGTATCAGCGCTAATGCGACAGGTACCGCCACTGATAATCGTTTATTGGCCTCTTCAAGATTTTTAAACTGCCCGCCATAAGTAATAAAATATCCAGGAGGCATTTTTACCTGTTTCTCAATTTTATCCTGGATTTCTTTTACAACTGATGAAATGTCCCGGCCTCTTGTATTAAAGCCAACAATGATTCTTCGCTTGGCATCTTCACGTTGAATCTGGTTAGGACCTAACTGCATATTGACATCGGCTACCTGCTCCAATGGAACTTGGTTGCCATCAGGTGTAGCAATAAATAATCCTTTAACATCATCAATACTCTGGCGGCCTGTTTTTTCTAGCCTTACCACCATATCAAAACGTTTCTCGCCTTCATAAACAATACCTGCGGCTTCACCTGCAAAAGCAGCGCTGATGGTACGGTTTATATCTTCTACATTTAAACCAAATTGCGCAATCTTATCACGGTTTAGTTTAACCATAATTTGCGGCAGACCAGTCACCTGTTCTACATATAAATCTTCTGCACCTTTTACTGTGGGTACAATCACACCGATTTTTTTTGCCAGATCTGCCAGTACATCAAGGTCTTCCCCAAATATTTTAATGCCTACATCCTGACGGACACCTGAAATCAATTCATTAAACCGAAGTTGTATCGGCTGCGATAACCCATAGGAAACACCGGGTATTTTCTCCAGCTCTTTCTGCATCATTTCAGCCAACTCTTCTCTGTTATGTGCACTGGTCCATTCCTTTTTATCTTTTAAAAGGATGGTAATATCACATGCTTCTATGGGCATAGGGTCGGTAGGTATTTCAGAGGCACCAATCTTTCCAATCACTTCTTTTACTTCAGGAAATTTTTTCATCAGTAAATCCGAAGCCTGCGTTATTTTATCAATTGTCTGGCTTAACGAACTACCTGTCAGCAACCTTGTTTCTACTGCGAAATCTCCTTCTTCTAAAGTGGGAATAAATTCACCTCCTAATGTTTTGAAAATAATGAGGCTGATTATAAATACACCAACAGCAATACTCACTACCAGTAATTTCATCTTAAGTGCCCCACGTATTAATGGGGTGTAAAGCCGCTGGAAAAACTTCATCATTTTATCGGAGAAGTTTTCCCTGTGGCTAATTTTTTTACTGAGAATTAAGGCGCTCATCATAGGTACATACGTAAGCGACAGTAAGAATGCCCCAAGAATGGCAAAAGATACAGTTTGCGCCATCGGGCCAAACATTTTTCCTTCGATACCTACGAGTGCCAGAATAGGTAAATAAACGATCAATATAATTATTTCACCAAAAGCAGCACTATTTCTAATTTTCGAAGCCGACTCAAATACTTCTGTATCCATTTCTGCCTGTGTTAGCCTTGTATTTTGCTTTCGCAAGCCGAGGTGGTGCATGGTTGCTTCTACGATAATCACCGCTCCGTCCACAATCAAACCAAAATCAATAGCACCTAAACTCATCAGGTTACCAGAAACACCAAACAGGTTCATCAACGAAATAGCAAAAAGCATGGCAAGCGGAATGACGGAAGCCACTATCAACCCGGAACGGATATTGCCAAGGAAAACCACCAATACAAAGATTACAATCAACGCACCTTCAATAAGGTTAGTTTTTACAGTTCCTATCGCCCTGCTAACTAAAGCGCTTCTGTCAAGAAAGGGTTCAATGACCACACCTTCAGGCAAACTTTTCTGAATCTGTAATATTTTATCTTTTACACTGTTAATTACAATACTGGAATTTGCTCCTTTCAACATTAAAACAATACCACCAACTACTTCGCCTTCTGCGTTACGGGTTAACGCACCATATTGCGTGGCATGACCCAACTGTACCATTGCAATATCTCTTATCAACACGGGTGCGCCACCGGAAGTTCTTGTAACAACAATTTTTTCTATATCAGAAATTGTTTTAATAAATCCTTCACTGCGGATAAAATAAGCATTGGGTTTTTTATCTATATATGCACCGCCAGTATTCTGGTTATTTTTTTCAAGAGCATTAAATACATCCGCTATCGACAAATTATAACTGCGAAGTTTATCTGTATTCAATGCAATTTCATATTGCTTTAAAAGACCGCCAAAACTGCTTACATCAGCAATACCGGGTGTCCCAAGCAACTGACGACGGACTATCCAGTCCTGAATCGTTCGAAGCGACATGGCGTCATATTTATTTTCATACCCTTTTTTAGCATGTAAAACATATTGATAAATTTCACCTAATCCCGTAGAAATAGGAGCCATCTCAGGATTGCCGATGTTATTGGGTATTTGGTTGCGGGCTTCTATCAACCGCTCACCTACTTGTTGACGAGCCCAATATATGTTAGCATCATCATGAAATACAACAGTAACTACGGATAATCCAAATCTGGATATGGAACGGATTTCCTGCACTTCCGGAATTGTGGCCATAGTTTGTTCCACCGGGAATGAAATAAGTTGTTCTACTTCCTGTGCCGCCAATGATGGACTCAACGTAATTATCTGTACCTGATTATTTGTAATATCAGGAACGGCATCAATCGGCAATTTATTGGCCGAATAAACACCCCATATTATTAATGCGAGTGTAAAAAGGCCAATGACCAATTTATTTTTAATGGAAAATTGAATGATTCTATTAAGCATATTTCTATTTAATGTTTTGAAACAAGACGATAATACTTAATTATAATTCCGACTATCGCCATCAGCATTATAATGCCAAGCACTATCAGTGTACCAGTTCTTATAACCCTCATCCACAAGGGCTTTACAGGGTCTTTGATCCTGCTGTAAACTGGTTTACTGCGGGTAATTGACCTTTTTTTATTAGTCATAACCACATGGTAAACGAAATGATAAAAATGTAGAAACCAGCGCATGATAACTGCACTGAAATAAGAAAAAATTAAGCAGTTAGCTTTGGAGGCTGCCAGATAGAATAGGAAACTTCTGAATTAAAATTTTCATCATCAAGGGGATCCTTTTCAGATCGAAAAATAATTTTTACGAACTGTACCTTACTCAGAGGATGATAAAAGGCTGTCGCTGCACAGCATGAACAGGTGCAAAAAGGCGTGCACGCTTCTTTCGAATGATTATGTGCCTGGTGATTGGCGGAAGCTGAAATTTTTGATTCTGATTTTGCATTGCATTCCGTGCTGTCGCTACACGCAAGGCATGACAGGTAGAGCAGGGAAAAGCCTAAAAAGAAAAATAAAAATCTCATTACTGTAAAAATAGCAGGATATATTGCAATTTTTGTAGAAACAGGCTCCTAAAATTGCAATATGGTTGCAAAAGATGGAAGATTAGGTTATTTTTTCCGATTTCGCAATTCGCCTCCCCCATTTTGAGCTGATAAAGAATAATGCAAACCCACTTATCACAGTGATCAATCCAAAAATGGAAAATATTCGAAGCAGCCAGTTACCGATATGATCCCTACTTTCATAATCCATCGTGTGCATCATCCACAGAAAATCAAATATTCTCCATTTATTATTCCTGAATTTTTGAATAGTTCCTAATTCACTGGCAACGTAAACAGTCGTTTTTGATGGATGTTCAAAGGTAATGGCATAGGCAGGCAGAGGGCTTTCCCGATATTCATGATGACCACTTGTGCCAGTTAAGTATTCAACTGATTTTACTTCGGGTTCTCCATTAAATCTCATTTTAGCTACATTAACCGCTTCTTCTTTTGTCAATGGTCCACGAATCCGACCTGTTTCTGCATCGGCAAGATGATTCATTACCTGCGTCCCATGTTCATCATTAGTTTCATTCTGAATGGTACTTATACAACGAACCTGGTAAAAAGGCTTGCCCAAAATTTCAATCAATTGAATGGAGACAACTGAATCAATACGATGAATCATTTTTATTGTATCCAGCGCTACTGTAGGACTGACCAGAGAAATATCAGAAGAGAGAAGCGTTGCATTTTTCTTTTGAATGTCACCATGCACTTCATCCATATTGCTCCAACTGAAATATAGGCCACCAATTGTCCATAATAAAAACTGAATGCCTAAAATAACACCGAGCCAGCGGTGTATTTTTCGTATGTAGTAGTGTTTACTTTTTGCCATAAACAATATAGGTTGTTGATTTATTTTATTTTTAAAAGACTTGCATTAATAGCCACCACAACCGTACTCACACTCATTAAAACGGCACCAGCAGCAGGGCTTAACAGGATTCCCATTTTGTAGAGTACCCCCGCCGCCAATGGCAAGGCTACTATATTATAACCCGTAGCCCAAATCAAATTTTGAATCATTTTTCTATAAGTGGCCTTGCCAAACCGAATTAATGAAACAACGTCTTGCGGATTGCTATTGACCAATACAATCCCAGCTGTTTCCGCTGCAATATCAGAACCAGATCCAACCGCAATACCGATATTAGCCTGTGCTAAGGCAGGGGCATCATTGATACCGTCTCCTGTCATCGCAACAAACTCTCCTTCTTCCTGTAATTCCTTAATTTTTTCTAGTTTCTGATGTGGTAACACCTCAGCAAAGAAAAAATTCATACCTAATTTACGGGCAACTGTTTCAGCCACTCTTCTATTATCACCTGTAAGTAATACTGATTTTATATTGTCAATACCCAAAGCACGGATAGCTTCTGCTGATTCTGGCCGAATATTATCTGACAAAGCAATATAACCGGAAAGTTGATTATTTATCAAAACAAATACGACGGTTTCAGAAGCATCAGTCATATAGTCCTCGGGTAATTTAACATTCGACTCTTTAAGATATCCAGGACTCACAATTTTTATATCGTAACCTTCTATAGTTGCTTCGACTCCCTTTCCTGTAATGGCATTAAAGTTGCCTACAACTGGAATTTGAATCGATAAGATTTTTGCTTTCTGCATAATTCCTGTGGCAATAGGATGTTCTGAGTTCTGTTCCAAAGCAGCTGCATATTTTAATAATTCATGTTCAGAAAGACCTTCAGTTAATGAAACAATCTTAGAAACTTCAAATTTCCCAACTGTCAGCGTTCCGGTTTTATCAAATACCAACGTTGTTATCTTTCTTGCATTTTCAAAGGCTGTTCTGTTTTTTATCAGTAACCCATGTTTTGCTGATAGTGCCGTTGATTTTGCCACTACCAGTGGAACAGCTAATCCCAGTGCATGGGGGCAGCAAATAACAATTACTGTTACCATACGCTCAATGGAAAAGGCCAAATCTTTTCCCGATAAATACCAAACCAAAAAAGTAGTGATACCTGCCACAATCGCAACCAACGTAAGCCATCTTGCTGCCCTGTCTGCAATTAATTGAGTTTTGGATTTTGATTGTTGTGCATCCTGAACCAGTTTTATGACCTGCGATAAGTAAGAATCTTTGACACCATGTGACACGGCAACTTTTATAGCTCCATTACCGTTGATAGCTCCTGCAATCACTTTATCTCCCTTTGATTTTTCAACAGGTTTCGATTCACCTGTAAGCATGGACTCATTTAGGTAACTTTCCCCATCTATGATAATTCCATCGGCAGCAACCTTCTCCCCAGGCTTGATAAGAATCACATCATTTTCTTTCAGTGAATCAGTTTTTACTTCAGTTATTGTATCACCATTGATTAAATGAGCGTCATCAGGCATTAACTGTACCAGTAATTCAAGTTCCCTTGATGCACCAGCTACAGATTTCATTTCTATCCAGTGCCCTAATAACATGATAAGAATGAGTGTTGCTAATTCCCAAAAGAAATCCATGCCCTTTAACCCCAGTACAATTGCTAGGCTATAGATATAGGCTATAGAAATAGCAAATGCGACCAATGTCATCATTCCGGGATTTTTTGCCCGCATTTCTCCGGTTAACCCTTTGAGAAATGGCCAGCCACCATAAAAGAATACAACCGAGGATAAAATAAGTAACACATAGTTTGAGCCAGCGAAACTGATGTGAATATTCAGCCAATGTTGAATCATTTCTGAAAGCAACATGATAGGAACCGTAAGAATCAGCACAACATAAAACCGTTTTTTGAAATCTGCGATACCGGAGGAATGAGCTTCATGTCCACCATGCATAACAGGTTTTGCAATTGGCACAAGCGACATACCACACAGAGGGCACTGACCAGGACCATCGTGTATGATTTGAGGGTGCATGGGACAAGTATACTTTTGGAACCCTTGAGCATTTCGCCGTTCAACAACATACTCTTCATGAGAAGAGGCCTCTATTATATTGTCTGTATGCAGATGCTGCAACTGGGAATGTTCTTTCTCGTTTGCATCAACAGGGACGAGATTCATTCCGCATTTGGGACAATTGCCGGGTTCGTCCTTCACAATTTCAAGATGCATTGGGCAAGTATACCGCTGCTCGTTGTGGTGGTTATGTTTCATAAAATATTTTTATTCTCATTTCAATAATGCCATGTTAATCCAATTCCCCATTTATAATCACTGTCATAATTTGTGCTGATGGAAAATGATTTAGCTATCATATATCTAGCTGCTACATTATATTCTTTATCAGTATTTACTCTGAAATCAAAAAAGAAATTATTACTTAGGGGCAAATCTCTTCTTTCCAATTGTAATCTTAAACGACCTGTATGGTCAACCCTCCATTCTGAACGGATAAGCATAGGCAATAAATAATAAAACCCTGCATCAAAAACCCTACGGTTATCCTTTGAGTTGGGTTTGTTTGCCAATGGCAGCGTTTTATTTTTCCTGTAATCATAGCCTATATAAAAAGCGAAGTATTGTTTTTTATCGAGGTAACGTAGTAAATGCGTTTCCGTTTCGTAATCACCCTTCCAGCTTGCCCTTCCCTCGAATTCCAAAGCCATCTTATTATTTGAAATATTTCCACTCAGCCATGCACCTTGAGAGTGTACTGACAAATCGTACCATGGATAAAGAACATTATCCTCTTTTTTTAACTTTCGGTATCCGTTTTTTGCAAATTCATTTTGCTCACTTCTCTCATAGCTTACAATACGGGCCATCCCTGCCATCATGTGGTATAAAATATGGCAATGAAAAAACCAATCCTGCTCTTCATTGGCATCAAATTCAATAGTTACAGTTTCCATTGGCTTGATATCGAATGTGTGCTTGATGGGCGAATATTCACCCTGAGTATTGATGAAACGGAAGAAGTGACCGTGCAAATGCAATGGATGCCGCATCATGGTATTGTTGGTTAAAACAAATCTTACCCTTTCTCCTTTTCGGATAAGTATTTTATCGGCAGTTGATAAAGTTTTAAAATCAAATGACCAAACATACCGCAGCATATTGCCTGTGAGTGTGAGCTTAACTTCCCTTGGTAGTAAAGAGGAATCTAATGTGGTTGGATGCAGAGCCCGCAACATGTTGTAATTAAATTCACCCGGTATCTCCATTTTCATATCCATGCCTGCCATATCATCCATCTTCATGCCTTCCATATGCTGCATACTCATTTCTTTCTTTTTGGCTATAGTATCAGCAGGCATACGCATATTCTTCATGTCCATGCCCTGCATACTGCCCATATCCATAGTCTTCATGTTCATACTACCCATTTGCTGCATCATCTTAAAATAATTCAGCCTTGGAATATCGGGTGCTTTAATGACAGGGCCGTTGCCAAAGAAAGCGGACGAATATCCCATTACATCCCAAGAAGTAGCCCTTAGTTCTGCACTGCCTGTTTCGGGCACTGTAATCAATACGTCGTAAGTTTCTGCAATAGCAATTTCTAGTTTATTTACACTAACAGGAGTTACATTAATACCATCAGCGGCAATGATCCGCATATAACTGTTTGCATATTGTAGGTTGAAATAAGTTGCAGCCGACCCGTTGATAATCCTTAGCCGGATTATTTCTCCCGGCTTTGCATCTTTAAATTCAGTTGTTTCCTGCCCGTTTAATAAGAATTTATTGTAGTAAACATCAGATACATCCATGGCGGGCATACGCTGCCATTCCTGTTTCAGTTTATCTTTAAATGCACCTGCTGCAATAGCTTCTCCATAGCTCTGCAATGCACCCTTTTTTATAGCATACCATTCGCCTCCCCGTTTCAGGTAACGCATTACTTGGTGTGGATTTTCATCTGTCCAGTCGGATAATAATAATACATACTCTTTCAATTGCGGCTCCGGCTGGGCAGGGTGGATTACAATAGAACCATATAAACCACTTTGCTCCTGTACCATAGTGTGTGAATGATACCAGTAAGTACCGCTTTGTATCAATGGAAAAGTGAACGTATAAGTTTTGCCAGCTTCCACAGGAGAAGTTGTTAAATAAGGAACCCCATCTTCTTTATTGGGTAATAATATGCCATGCCAATGGATAGATGTTTCCATCTTCATCATGTTATGTACCCTAATGATAGCAGTATCGCCTTCAGTAAATTCAAGAATGGGCGCCGGTATTTGTCCATTGATTGCAATGGCATGGCGATGCTTACCGGTAAAGTTCACCATGGTATCGGTTACATATAAATCATACTCCACTTTTTTTCCCGTGTAAGCCATTCCTGATTTAATCCTTGCTGATTGCAATGGATAATTGTATGAAGTTTTTTTTTGCATCACCGAATCTTTGCCCGTACTCTTGTGCATGGAGTGGTTGATTTGTGCCATACTGCAAAAAGGAATCAACAATAAAAAAAAGAATAGCTTTTTCATTGTGAAATATTTTATTGTTTAACCGGTTTCTTTGCTTTTTTCCGGGCAGGGTTGTTATCGGGGAAGCGGAAGGTGTCCATTGGGTTTTTCATCGGCATATTCATCTTGTCCATGCCAGGCATGTTGTTCATGTCTTTCATATTCATGGATGAGTCCATTTTCATTTTATCCATTCCCGGCATGTTGTTCATATCTTTCATGTTCATGGAAGAATCCATTTTCATATCCTTCATGTCTTTCATCTTATCCATGCCGGGCATATTTTTCATATTTTTCATTTTATCCATCCCCGGCATATTCTTCATGTCTTTCATCTTGTCCATTCCTTTCATGTCCTTCATGTTCTCCATATTCTCCATGCCTTTCATCGTATCCATTCCAGGCATATTCTTCATCCCCGGCATGGAATCGTTCATGTGTGTATCGTTCATGTGCGTAGTGCTGTCTGCATCCATATCCATGCCTTGCATATCACCTGAATGGTGTCCATCGCCTGCATCATGGCCTTTCATTAAATACCTGCCCATTGGGCCTACACCGGCTACATGGGTAAGTTTTGCCCCATGATGCCCCGCTATGGATAGGAAAATAGCAGCGATGACTGCGGAAAGCAGAACGATTAGTTCGTATAGCCTCCTGTTAATCTTAAAGAAAATGCCGATACTTTTAAGCAATAAAGTAATACCAGACATCCACAAGGTTAATTGGGCATATTTCTCATGTTCTTCAAATATTTCCATAGCGGCCTTTGGCGCATCAGCAGAAGGCATGGCGTGAAAAATGGTACTGGCCGCAAGCGCAGAAAAAAATGCGGCTGCCATTATGAATAATGTGGCCCAGCGGATTTGCCGCCAATGGGGTTTCCATACAACCACTACCTGGAAGGCCGCTGCCAGTAATATGAGCACAATTGGGAAATGTACTACAAGGGGATGGAGCGATGGAAAATCTTTAAACATAGAAGATTAGTTATTGATGAACTATTTTAAGAATCTGAAATCAAACTCAACTCTTATCTTTTCCCATGCTACAGCAACCTTGCCAGTTTCGCTTTTTCCTGTTTCAATAAAATATTGCAACCGCTCTGTATGATTAACTTTTTTCGGTGTCACCTTAATCCTGATAATATCATCCTTTTCATCATACTCTGTGGCAAGATGCTGTTTCCAATTTTTATTAATAATCAATGTCCATTCCTTTTTACCGGGAATAGTGAAGAAGGCATATTTACCGGCAGGAATTTCTTTACCATTAACGATAAATGGTTTCGGCATTTCCAATGTAGTGGCATCATGTGCGCCGGTTACCCATACTTCATCATAAGGAACAAGGCCACCCCAGATAATTCTTTTACGAACGCCGGGAGAATGATAATTGATTTTTATACTATCGCCATTGACGATAGCGAAAGCCATGGACTTAATACTTTTTTTAGCCGTGTCTTTAACAAGGTTGGGATTGTAGCAAACCTCTTCTTTCTTTTGTTCTTGTGCTGTTACTGAAAATGCTGTTGCAATTATTAAAAGCAGTAAATAAAATTTCTTTTTCATGAGATTGTTTTTTATTTGTATTTATATTTTTTCCGCACTTATTATTTGTACTTCTCCAAACATGGTTTTGAAATGCTTTTTAATTACTACATTTTCAAACCCTGCATCCGAAATCAACTCAGGTAATAATCCTTTAGCATTTGCATCTGTTGATTTAAATCCATCCAGGCCTCTTATTATATTGAAAAGCGTTCTTTGAATCCATGACTTAGAACGGCCAAAATCTGCAATAAGCAACTGTCCGTCTTTATTTAAAACCCGGAATATTTCTTCCAGCATATTTTGCTTTGTATCTGTATCAAGATGATGAAAAACCAGGCAGGATATTACTCTGTCAAAAGCATTACGCTGAAAGGGAAGCTGCTTTCCATCATAATCCAGTAAAAAAATATCTAAGTTCTTTTCTTTTACTTTTTGAGTTGCCCTGTCTAATATTTCTCTATCCACATCAATCCCTGTCACCTTTGCCCCAGGGCACATTTCTTTTACCATAATAGTCAGCGTAGCTGTACCGCACCCAAAATCCAATACTTTTATTCCTGCCGGAATATTTGCCGCTTCAATTAATGCCTGTTTAATTTTCCTCTCGGGCATTGTGATATTTATCAAAAAATCATACAGTGGCGTAAGCCATTTGAATCGAAGTGCCGGAATGTATTTTGCTTGCTCCACTACAATACTTTTTAAAAATTACTCTAATTAAATGCTTCTT is a genomic window of Sediminibacterium sp. TEGAF015 containing:
- a CDS encoding class I SAM-dependent methyltransferase, with the translated sequence MPERKIKQALIEAANIPAGIKVLDFGCGTATLTIMVKEMCPGAKVTGIDVDREILDRATQKVKEKNLDIFLLDYDGKQLPFQRNAFDRVISCLVFHHLDTDTKQNMLEEIFRVLNKDGQLLIADFGRSKSWIQRTLFNIIRGLDGFKSTDANAKGLLPELISDAGFENVVIKKHFKTMFGEVQIISAEKI